The genomic interval CGGCGACGGCGGGGCCGAGCGGCATTTCGACGCCGCGACCTTTGACATCGAATGGCAGGCGCGATCGCGGCGGATTGCGAAGATGACCGCCGACCTCGGCGGCGGCCGGACATTGACGCTGACGCCCGCGGGGCCGGTCTTCGCGATGAGCGGGCTCGGCTATACCCACCCGGCATGGGCCCATGGTCTCGACCACGGGCCCGAACTCGCGGTCGCGCATGACAGCCTGTCCGAGGCAGACCGCGGCTGGGGCAATCCGCTGGCGATGCACATTCAGGCGCTCGTGACCGCCGAACTGATCGACGGCGGCAGCGTCCATCGCGGCACGGGCATGCTCGAACAATTGTTCGTCGGCCCGCATGATCCGACCGGCCTCACCGGCCTGATGGACCCCGCGCCTTGAGCTTTCCGACCTCGCCCGACGCCATGTCGCCCGAGTGGCTCGCGGAAAAATTGGGACAAGACCCCCAAGCACTGCGCGGCTTCACCGTCGCCAAGGTCGGCACCGGTCAGATGTGCGACAGCTACCGCCTCGCGCTCGATTGGGAAGACGGCGCCGCGGCGCCCGCCAGCGTCATCGCCAAATGCCCGAGCCATGACGAGGCGAGCCGCAACATTGCCAAGCTGACCGGCACCTATGTCAAGGAGGTCAGCTGGTATCGCGAACTCGCGGCGGACAGCGGCGTCGCCGCGCCGCGCTGCTATCATGCCGAAATCGCCGACGACGATGTCAATTTCGTGCTGATCCTGTCCGACCTCGCGCCGGCGCGGCAGGGCGACCAGCTCGCGGGGCTGGACCTCGCCGGGCTCCTCCCCTGCATCGAAGCCGCGGCCGGCCTGCACGCGCTGCTCTGGAACGATCCGCGGCTCGAGGCCTTGCCCTGGCTGTCGCGCGACAATGGCGATCTGATTCGCCACCTCTTTCCGCAACTCTACCTCGGCTTTCGCGAACGCTATGCGGCGCGGCTCGATCGGGACGTGCTCGACCTCGGGGCGGGAATCGTCGAGCGGCTCGATGCCTATCTGGCGCGCGCGCCCGCGGCGCGGACGATCGTTCACGGCGACCTCAGGATCGACAACATCCTCTTTGCCCCGGACGGCGGCCACTGCTGGCTCGTCGACTGGCAGACGCTGGGACGCGGCAGCGGCGCGAGCGACCTGGCCTATCTCGTGGGCACCAGCATCGCCGATCCCGTCGAGTGCGCGGCGGCCGACCGGCCGGCGTTCGATCACTGGATCGGCGCGCTCCAGCAGCTCGGCATCGCGCCCGACGAAGAGGGTTTGTGGACCGACTATCGGATCGGTGCGCTCAGCGGCTATTTCATGGCGGTTTTCGCGTCGATGAGCGTCGAGCGCACGACGCGCGGCGACGAGATGTTCGCCGTGATGGCCGAGCGTCCCGCGCGGCAGGCGCTGATGCTGGGGAGTCTGGAGTTGCTGTAGGCAATATCGGCTAGCGGCCGATTGCGGCCTCTTACATCGTCATTCCCGCGAAAGCGGGGACCCAGAGCGCGCGTAGGCTAATCCCACACTGGGTTCCCGCTTTCGCGGGAATGACGAAGGTAGAGAATGACAGCTCCCCACCCCAAAACAGACACGAAAAAGGGCGGCCCGTTGCCGGACCGCCCTTCCTTCTCCACCCGTCGGCGGAAAAACTTAACGCTTCGAGAACTGGAAGCTGCGGCGGGCCTTGGCCTTGCCGTACTTCTTGCGCTCGACCGCGCGGCTGTCGCGGGTCAGGAAGCCGGCCGCCTTGACCGGGCTGCGCAGCGCCGGTTCGAAGCGGGTCAGCGCCTGCGCGATGCCGTGCAGAACGGCGCCCGCCTGGCCCGACAGGCCGCCGCCCTTGACAGTCGCGACGACGTCATATTGGCCGACGCGCTCGGTCAGGCCGAAGGGCTGGTTGATGACGAGACGCAGCGTCGGACGCGCGAAATAGACTTCCTGGTCGCGGCCGTTGATCGTGATCTTGCCCGTGCCGGGCTTGACCCACACGCGGGCGACGGCGTCCTTGCGGCGGCCGGTCGCATAGGCGCGGCCCTGCTTGTCGACGATCTTTTCGCGGAGCGGAGCGGCCGGGGCCGCGGGAGCGACGGTGCCTTCGACGGCGCCGCCGAGATCCTTGAGATCGGTCATGGTCTGTTCGTCAGCCATTATGCACCCACCTTGTTCTTGCGGTTCATCGACGCGACGTCGATCACTTCGGGGTTCTGCCCTTCATGCGGATGTTCGGCGCCGGCGAAGATGCGCAGGTTGCGCATCTGCTGGCGGCCGAGCGGACCGCGCGGGATCATGCGTTCGACGGCCTTTTCGAGCACGCGCTCGGGGAAACGGCCTTCCAGCACCTTCGCGGGGCTGGTTTCCTTGATGCCGCCGGCATAGCCGGTGTGTTTGTAATACCGCTTGTCCTGCAGCTTCTTGCCGGTGAACGCCACCTTTTCGGCGTTGATGACGATGACATTGTCACCGCAATCGACGTGCGGGGTGAACGACGGCTTGTGCTTGCCGCGCAGGATGTTGGCGATGATCGTCGCGACGCGGCCCACGACGAGACCGTCGGCGTCGATCAGCACCCATTTCTTTTCGACCGTCGCGGCGTTCGCCGACTGGGTCGTCTTGGTCAGCGCCTTCATGGCACGCTCCTTGACAGATATGGACCGGAGCATGAGCGCCCCGAAACAGGGGCGCCGCCTGTCCCGTCGGGACGAAGCGGC from uncultured Sphingopyxis sp. carries:
- a CDS encoding aminoglycoside phosphotransferase family protein, encoding MSFPTSPDAMSPEWLAEKLGQDPQALRGFTVAKVGTGQMCDSYRLALDWEDGAAAPASVIAKCPSHDEASRNIAKLTGTYVKEVSWYRELAADSGVAAPRCYHAEIADDDVNFVLILSDLAPARQGDQLAGLDLAGLLPCIEAAAGLHALLWNDPRLEALPWLSRDNGDLIRHLFPQLYLGFRERYAARLDRDVLDLGAGIVERLDAYLARAPAARTIVHGDLRIDNILFAPDGGHCWLVDWQTLGRGSGASDLAYLVGTSIADPVECAAADRPAFDHWIGALQQLGIAPDEEGLWTDYRIGALSGYFMAVFASMSVERTTRGDEMFAVMAERPARQALMLGSLELL
- the rpsI gene encoding 30S ribosomal protein S9, producing MADEQTMTDLKDLGGAVEGTVAPAAPAAPLREKIVDKQGRAYATGRRKDAVARVWVKPGTGKITINGRDQEVYFARPTLRLVINQPFGLTERVGQYDVVATVKGGGLSGQAGAVLHGIAQALTRFEPALRSPVKAAGFLTRDSRAVERKKYGKAKARRSFQFSKR
- the rplM gene encoding 50S ribosomal protein L13, whose protein sequence is MKALTKTTQSANAATVEKKWVLIDADGLVVGRVATIIANILRGKHKPSFTPHVDCGDNVIVINAEKVAFTGKKLQDKRYYKHTGYAGGIKETSPAKVLEGRFPERVLEKAVERMIPRGPLGRQQMRNLRIFAGAEHPHEGQNPEVIDVASMNRKNKVGA